The proteins below come from a single Vanessa cardui chromosome 7, ilVanCard2.1, whole genome shotgun sequence genomic window:
- the LOC124531358 gene encoding probable G-protein coupled receptor Mth-like 3 isoform X1, which produces MWSLILLSIIVFAVAGTIGALKISDDQEEQIFRKCCPKSQSLIKVSEVNETLSERYECVDRESLKTSYNIFSEPLYVSSRVVIRNGLPVDCDELQAVQINISETEILPWENDCYDRLVAEIVNGTLKQNVPKTVAITCNRTEIQILTDTKLKIHEFRKCCPRGQRFDTVYHECRDVADFPKIDEDWLVQQLNVSSGNIFEIENGLRCKFEEFAVELRDSAYLLSVEGSTLFALSRSGEKDGRFMPGEWCMDQEYGTDSLIAQVCTRNCDTFSAFCIRKCCPLGQHFKLRRCGSYISTCVPNEDQEVLFNISTYTQPLQEDYEDLLDVMGMRIGLQCPAGRYGLNSSLPQDQHRLTRESYLETPTALTNNYCLEVFDRRECPGNNDVIVSGVLCFLPATQIKDFRVSFIIITISSICLALTLVVYCALPELRNLHGRTLICHVSMMLLACSCLARVQHSAVTDYRLCTALGYGIYFGFVAAFAWLNVMCFDIWWTFGSVRTVKPLRKSGSDRRRFIWYSLYAWSITILLTLTMFLLDRYPISPDLDANIGTGACWFGTLQNTHSDWPHYIFFVVPMGLVTCTNFVLWLLTARHCAQVKSEVHRLQAGSVGDRAKRRFRIDRAKYILTGKLWVVMGAGWVSELLSTIVSEPQWLWNIVDLFNELQGVFIFLILIVKPKLYYLIRKRLVPGYSRAPIDTRLEKPDTRNNATSSGRTSSTFLSRTISSDERTNLRISLPNNIKQP; this is translated from the exons ATGTGGTCTTTGATTTTACTGTCTATAATTGTATTTGCAGTGGCGGGCACCATCGGTGCACTTAAAATAAGTGATGATCAGGAGGAACAAATTTTTCGTAAGTGTTGTCCTAAAAGCCAAAGCTTAATTAAAGTGTCTGAAGTTAATGAAACATTAAGTGAACGCTATGAATGTGTTGATCGTGAAAGCTTAAAGAcaagttataacatttttagtgAACCTCTTTATGTTAGCAGTCGTGTCGTTATCAGAAATGGTCTTCCAGTTGATTGTGATGAATTACAAGcggtacaaattaatatatctgaAACTGAAATCTTACCCTGGGAAAATGATTGCTACGACAGACTCGTAGCTGAAATCGTGAATggaactttaaaacaaaatgtacctAAAACAGTAGCTATTACTTGTAATCGGACTGAGATACAGATTTTAACtgacacaaaattaaaaatacatgaatttCGCAAATGTTGTCCTCGGGGGCAGCGTTTTGATACTGTTTACCACGAATGTCGAGATGTTGCTGATTTTCCAAAAATTGATGAAGATTGGTTAGTACAACAACTCAATGTTAGCTCCGGTAACATATTTGAAATAGAAAATGGCCTTCGTTGTAAATTTGAAGAATTCGCTGTGGAGTTACGTGATAGTGCTTACTTATTATCAGTTGAAGGAAGTACTTTATTCGCTTTAAGTAGAAGTGGAGAAAAAGACGGCAGATTCATGCCAGGTGAATGGTGTATGGACCAAGAATACGGGACTGATAGTTTAATAGCCCAAGTGTGTACACGAAATTGTGACACTTTCAGTGCTTTTTGTATACGTAAGTGTTGTCCTCTAGGACAACACTTTAAACTCCGCCGGTGTGGAAGTTATATTAGTACTTGTGTCCCTAACGAAGATCaagaagtattatttaatatttccacATATACACAACCATTACAAGAAGATTATGAAGATTTGTTGG ACGTGATGGGCATGAGAATAGGCTTGCAATGTCCCGCGGGAAGATATGGACTCAATTCGTCACTTCCTCAAGATCAGCATCGTCTAACTCGAGAGTCTTACCTGGAGACGCCCACAGCTCTTACGAACAACTATTGTCTAGAGGTGTTTGATCGGCGGGAATGCCCTGGCAATAATGATGTCATCGTCAGCGGTGTGCTTTGTTTTTTACCAGCTACACAAATCAAGGATTTTCGTGTTTCttttata ATAATAACAATTTCGAGTATATGCCTTGCATTGACTTTGGTCGTGTACTGTGCTTTGCCGGAGTTGAGGAACTTACATGGACGTACCCTGATCTGTCACGTGAGCATGATGCTGCTAGCGTGCTCGTGTCTCGCCAGGGTGCAACATAGTGCCGTTACAGACTATCGGCTGTGCACAGCGCTTG GGTACGGCATATACTTCGGTTTTGTGGCGGCGTTTGCTTGGCTCAACGTCATGTGCTTCGACATCTGGTGGACATTTGG gAGTGTCCGTACGGTGAAACCTTTGCGAAAATCCGGTTCAGATCGACGCAGATTCATCTGGTATTCTCTTTATGCCTGGAGCATCACGATCCTGCTTACATTGACGATGTTCCTTTTGGATCGATACCCTATCTCTCCTGATTTGGACGCTAATATTGGGACTGGAGCCTGCTGGTTCGGGACAC TTCAAAACACACATTCGGACTGGccgcattatatatttttcgtagTACCAATGGGCTTGGTGACGTGTACCAATTTCGTATTGTGGCTCCTTACGGCACGACATTGCGCCCAAGTTAAATCTGAAGTCCATCGCCTCCAAGCTGGTTCGGTGGGAGACCGCGCAAAGAGAAGATTTAGAATCGACAGAGCCAa atatattcttACTGGAAAGTTATGGGTGGTGATGGGAGCAGGCTGGGTGTCGGAGCTCCTCTCGACCATAGTCTCCGAACCACAATGGCTTTGGAATATCGTGGATCTCTTCAATGAGTTACAAGGCGTGTTTATATTCCTTATTCTCATAGTGAAGCCGAAGCTATATTATCTTATAAGAAAACGCCTCG ttccTGGTTATTCTCGGGCTCCGATTGACacaa GGTTGGAGAAGCCGGACACGCGGAACAACGCCACTTCATCAGGTCGAACATCCTCCACCTTTCTCTCGAGAACTATCAGTTCAGACGAGCGAACAAATTTGCGGATATCTTTACCGAATAACATTAAGCAACCTtaa
- the LOC124531358 gene encoding probable G-protein coupled receptor Mth-like 3 isoform X2 codes for MWSLILLSIIVFAVAGTIGALKISDDQEEQIFRKCCPKSQSLIKVSEVNETLSERYECVDRESLKTSYNIFSEPLYVSSRVVIRNGLPVDCDELQAVQINISETEILPWENDCYDRLVAEIVNGTLKQNVPKTVAITCNRTEIQILTDTKLKIHEFRKCCPRGQRFDTVYHECRDVADFPKIDEDWLVQQLNVSSGNIFEIENGLRCKFEEFAVELRDSAYLLSVEGSTLFALSRSGEKDGRFMPGEWCMDQEYGTDSLIAQVCTRNCDTFSAFCIRKCCPLGQHFKLRRCGSYISTCVPNEDQEVLFNISTYTQPLQEDYEDLLDVMGMRIGLQCPAGRYGLNSSLPQDQHRLTRESYLETPTALTNNYCLEVFDRRECPGNNDVIVSGVLCFLPATQIKDFRVSFIIITISSICLALTLVVYCALPELRNLHGRTLICHVSMMLLACSCLARVQHSAVTDYRLCTALGYGIYFGFVAAFAWLNVMCFDIWWTFGSVRTVKPLRKSGSDRRRFIWYSLYAWSITILLTLTMFLLDRYPISPDLDANIGTGACWFGTLQNTHSDWPHYIFFVVPMGLVTCTNFVLWLLTARHCAQVKSEVHRLQAGSVGDRAKRRFRIDRAKYILTGKLWVVMGAGWVSELLSTIVSEPQWLWNIVDLFNELQGVFIFLILIVKPKLYYLIRKRLGLEKPDTRNNATSSGRTSSTFLSRTISSDERTNLRISLPNNIKQP; via the exons ATGTGGTCTTTGATTTTACTGTCTATAATTGTATTTGCAGTGGCGGGCACCATCGGTGCACTTAAAATAAGTGATGATCAGGAGGAACAAATTTTTCGTAAGTGTTGTCCTAAAAGCCAAAGCTTAATTAAAGTGTCTGAAGTTAATGAAACATTAAGTGAACGCTATGAATGTGTTGATCGTGAAAGCTTAAAGAcaagttataacatttttagtgAACCTCTTTATGTTAGCAGTCGTGTCGTTATCAGAAATGGTCTTCCAGTTGATTGTGATGAATTACAAGcggtacaaattaatatatctgaAACTGAAATCTTACCCTGGGAAAATGATTGCTACGACAGACTCGTAGCTGAAATCGTGAATggaactttaaaacaaaatgtacctAAAACAGTAGCTATTACTTGTAATCGGACTGAGATACAGATTTTAACtgacacaaaattaaaaatacatgaatttCGCAAATGTTGTCCTCGGGGGCAGCGTTTTGATACTGTTTACCACGAATGTCGAGATGTTGCTGATTTTCCAAAAATTGATGAAGATTGGTTAGTACAACAACTCAATGTTAGCTCCGGTAACATATTTGAAATAGAAAATGGCCTTCGTTGTAAATTTGAAGAATTCGCTGTGGAGTTACGTGATAGTGCTTACTTATTATCAGTTGAAGGAAGTACTTTATTCGCTTTAAGTAGAAGTGGAGAAAAAGACGGCAGATTCATGCCAGGTGAATGGTGTATGGACCAAGAATACGGGACTGATAGTTTAATAGCCCAAGTGTGTACACGAAATTGTGACACTTTCAGTGCTTTTTGTATACGTAAGTGTTGTCCTCTAGGACAACACTTTAAACTCCGCCGGTGTGGAAGTTATATTAGTACTTGTGTCCCTAACGAAGATCaagaagtattatttaatatttccacATATACACAACCATTACAAGAAGATTATGAAGATTTGTTGG ACGTGATGGGCATGAGAATAGGCTTGCAATGTCCCGCGGGAAGATATGGACTCAATTCGTCACTTCCTCAAGATCAGCATCGTCTAACTCGAGAGTCTTACCTGGAGACGCCCACAGCTCTTACGAACAACTATTGTCTAGAGGTGTTTGATCGGCGGGAATGCCCTGGCAATAATGATGTCATCGTCAGCGGTGTGCTTTGTTTTTTACCAGCTACACAAATCAAGGATTTTCGTGTTTCttttata ATAATAACAATTTCGAGTATATGCCTTGCATTGACTTTGGTCGTGTACTGTGCTTTGCCGGAGTTGAGGAACTTACATGGACGTACCCTGATCTGTCACGTGAGCATGATGCTGCTAGCGTGCTCGTGTCTCGCCAGGGTGCAACATAGTGCCGTTACAGACTATCGGCTGTGCACAGCGCTTG GGTACGGCATATACTTCGGTTTTGTGGCGGCGTTTGCTTGGCTCAACGTCATGTGCTTCGACATCTGGTGGACATTTGG gAGTGTCCGTACGGTGAAACCTTTGCGAAAATCCGGTTCAGATCGACGCAGATTCATCTGGTATTCTCTTTATGCCTGGAGCATCACGATCCTGCTTACATTGACGATGTTCCTTTTGGATCGATACCCTATCTCTCCTGATTTGGACGCTAATATTGGGACTGGAGCCTGCTGGTTCGGGACAC TTCAAAACACACATTCGGACTGGccgcattatatatttttcgtagTACCAATGGGCTTGGTGACGTGTACCAATTTCGTATTGTGGCTCCTTACGGCACGACATTGCGCCCAAGTTAAATCTGAAGTCCATCGCCTCCAAGCTGGTTCGGTGGGAGACCGCGCAAAGAGAAGATTTAGAATCGACAGAGCCAa atatattcttACTGGAAAGTTATGGGTGGTGATGGGAGCAGGCTGGGTGTCGGAGCTCCTCTCGACCATAGTCTCCGAACCACAATGGCTTTGGAATATCGTGGATCTCTTCAATGAGTTACAAGGCGTGTTTATATTCCTTATTCTCATAGTGAAGCCGAAGCTATATTATCTTATAAGAAAACGCCTCG GGTTGGAGAAGCCGGACACGCGGAACAACGCCACTTCATCAGGTCGAACATCCTCCACCTTTCTCTCGAGAACTATCAGTTCAGACGAGCGAACAAATTTGCGGATATCTTTACCGAATAACATTAAGCAACCTtaa